In Bacillota bacterium, a single genomic region encodes these proteins:
- a CDS encoding site-specific DNA-methyltransferase, translating into MSTSHDNPDGQTTVVGLGAQLSVGGDTLHRIVLGDARRMSLVADQSVHLVVTSPPYWTLQTYPSRDGQLGQVADYSSFLEGLDDVWRECYRVLVPGGRMCVVVGDVNLSRRQAGRHHVIPLHADIAVRCRAIGFDYLAPVFWYKIANIRTEMDRPGSWFLGKPFEPNGIIKNDVEYILLFRKGGEYRHPTEEQRLRSRLPKELYVKWFRQVWDDVNGQPRVSHPAPFPEEIPVRLIHMFSFAGDVVLDPFLGTGTTTVAAIKAGRSSVGYEIEPTYIDLVKRRLAQAELWQGFRVEFLVDKGSRDYAVEPLPPASSA; encoded by the coding sequence ATGTCTACATCCCATGACAACCCGGATGGCCAGACTACCGTGGTCGGCTTAGGGGCGCAACTTTCCGTCGGCGGCGACACGCTGCACCGAATTGTCCTGGGCGACGCCCGACGCATGAGCTTGGTCGCCGACCAGTCGGTGCACCTGGTCGTGACGTCTCCGCCGTACTGGACGCTGCAGACCTATCCTTCACGAGATGGGCAATTGGGGCAGGTGGCGGACTACTCCAGCTTCCTGGAGGGCCTGGATGATGTCTGGCGGGAGTGTTACCGGGTACTTGTCCCGGGGGGTCGCATGTGCGTGGTGGTGGGAGACGTCAACCTCTCCCGCCGTCAGGCCGGTCGGCATCACGTGATACCGCTGCATGCCGATATCGCGGTGCGCTGCCGGGCTATCGGGTTCGACTATCTGGCTCCTGTGTTCTGGTACAAGATTGCGAATATTCGAACGGAGATGGACCGGCCCGGGTCATGGTTCCTGGGAAAGCCGTTTGAGCCCAATGGCATCATCAAGAACGACGTGGAGTACATCCTGCTGTTCCGAAAAGGCGGAGAATACCGGCATCCTACCGAAGAGCAGCGACTGCGCTCCCGTTTGCCGAAAGAGCTGTATGTCAAGTGGTTTCGACAAGTATGGGATGACGTCAATGGGCAGCCGAGAGTGAGCCATCCCGCCCCGTTTCCGGAGGAGATCCCCGTTCGGCTCATCCACATGTTTTCCTTTGCCGGAGACGTGGTCCTGGATCCGTTCCTCGGCACCGGCACGACAACCGTGGCGGCCATCAAGGCGGGTCGGTCCAGCGTCGGCTACGAGATCGAGCCGACCTATATCGATCTCGTTAAGCGCAGGCTCGCTCAGGCGGAGCTCTGGCAAGGGTTTAGGGTTGAGTTTTTGGTGGATAAGGGATCCCGGGATTACGCCGTCGAACCTCTTCCACCAGCTTCCTCAGCATAA
- a CDS encoding methyltransferase domain-containing protein produces the protein MRWYEELFDETYLATYGPLLTPEYTREQVDQLERLLELTPPADILDMPCGQGRHSIELALRGYHVTGVDLSSYLLGVARQRAEQAGVPQGALELVQSDMREFVRPGAYDVAINLFSSFGYLESEEEDARVMAAFYQSLRPGGRLVMEMIHKYWLIRSGRDQVWVETPGAFTLERVRFDALTDRTETERVVILNGRVERRHFSVRQYSLVELSRMAAAVGFELAGAYGSLAGDEPLTVDSRRLVAVFRRR, from the coding sequence GTGAGGTGGTACGAGGAGCTGTTCGACGAGACGTACCTGGCGACGTACGGCCCGCTTTTGACGCCGGAGTACACCCGGGAGCAGGTGGACCAGCTCGAGCGCCTTCTGGAACTGACGCCGCCCGCCGACATCCTCGACATGCCCTGCGGCCAGGGCCGCCACAGCATCGAACTCGCCCTGCGGGGCTACCACGTGACCGGTGTCGACCTGTCCTCTTACCTTCTGGGCGTGGCGCGCCAGCGCGCCGAGCAGGCGGGCGTCCCGCAGGGGGCGCTGGAGCTGGTGCAAAGCGACATGCGGGAGTTTGTGCGGCCGGGCGCCTACGACGTGGCCATCAACCTGTTCAGCTCCTTCGGGTACCTCGAAAGCGAAGAGGAAGACGCCCGGGTGATGGCGGCGTTTTACCAGAGCCTGCGGCCGGGCGGCCGGCTGGTCATGGAGATGATCCACAAGTACTGGCTCATCCGGTCGGGGCGCGACCAGGTGTGGGTGGAGACGCCGGGCGCCTTCACGCTGGAACGGGTGCGCTTCGACGCCCTCACCGATCGCACCGAGACGGAGCGGGTCGTTATCCTGAACGGGCGGGTCGAACGCCGCCACTTCTCCGTACGCCAGTACAGCCTGGTGGAACTTTCGCGCATGGCGGCGGCCGTGGGCTTCGAGCTGGCGGGCGCCTACGGCTCGCTGGCCGGCGACGAACCCCTCACCGTGGACTCCCGCCGGCTGGTGGCCGTCTTCCGCCGGCGCTAG